The Bifidobacterium actinocoloniiforme DSM 22766 genomic sequence CCCAGCCTTTACATCCTGGATGCCGACAACTCCCGCAGAGTCCGTGACTATGTGGCGGCTGGCGGCAAAATCATTGTGACCTATTACACAGGTATCAGCGACCAAAACGATCATATCTGGTTGGGGGGTTATCCCGGCTCCATTCGAGATGTGGTGGGCGTCCGATCGGAAGAGTTCGTGCCCATGGGCGATGGCAAGGATGGGGCTCTCGACCATCTGACCCTCAGTAACGGTGCGAGGGCCCATGATATTGCTGATTACATCACCTCAGTCGAGGACACGACCCGTGTGCTCGTCACCTATAGTGGTGATGATCCTTGGTCTGGCATGATTGGGGTACCGGCCATCACTGTTAACGCTTTTGGAAAGGGGCAAGCCGCATATGTGGGTTGCCGTCTGGGCCGTGAGAATCTTGCGCTAAGCCTTCCTGAGCTGTGCAAAGCTATGGGGATTGCGTTGCCTGATTCGGCTGGATCAGGCAATCTTCTGAGACTTGAACGCCTGAACCAGGAGACCGGCCAGGCTTTCGCCTTTTACTTTAACCGGACTAGAGACAAGGTCGCGGCCCAGCTGGAGGGCGTGCCTATCATTTGGTCCCATGCCGAGGTTGATGCTTCTAAGGAAACCGCAATCCTTGAACCCAACGGGGTAGTGGTCAGCAAGGGGACCAGGAAGTGATTGGTGAGTTTGGAACTTATGCCTGTTACAGGGTATGAGGCCAGCGTCAATGATTGACGAAAAGTAATCAAAAGAAAAGAGTCACACAATGAAACATGCTAAGGGTCTGAAGCGCTTAGTGGCCTGTGCTGGTGTAGTGGCCATGTTCCTCGGTGCCTCTGCCTGCGGCGGCAAGCAAAGCGCCACAGACGAGAACGTGGAACTAAATGTTTGGGCATGGGAGCCCACACTAAAGGCGGCGACCAAGGAATTCGAGAAGAAGTACCCGAACATCAAGATCAAATTGCAGAATGCCGGGACCGCAAAGGAGCAGTACACGGCGCTCGACAATGCCTTCCAGGCTGGCAAAGGGGCTCCTGACGTGGCGCAAATCGAACTTTACGCTTTGAGCCAATATGCCATTAATAATCGCCTGACCGATTTGAGTGACCGGACGCAGGGCTATTCCAAGTTCTATAATCCGGGCACTTGGAATTCGGTCCTGGTCAACAAGAAGCCTTATGGGTTGCCTTTCGGCTCTGGCGCCATGGCTTTCTTCTACAACAAGGACGTATTCGATAAGGCCGGCGTCGACGCGACTCAGATCAAGACCTGGGACCAGTACTATGAGGCCGCCAAGAAGATTCGTTCGGTCGGTTCATACATTGCCGCCGATTCAGGCGATTCTGGCTTCTTCGATGCGATGATTTGGCAAGCCAATGGACACCCCTATAAGCTTTCAGCCGATGGAAAGGACCTCTCCATCGATTTGGACAATGATAAGGGCACTCAGGATTTCATCAAGTGGTGGCAGAAGATGATTGATGAGGACCTGGTCGACACCAAGACTGTCATCTGGACTGAAGATTGGAACAAAAGTCTGAACAACGGCAAGCTTGCCTCCGCTCTGATAGGGTGCTGGATTCCAACCACCTTGGTTAATGTGGCCCCCGATCAAGCGGGCAAGTGGCGGGTTACCACTATGCCAACCCAGGATGGTTCACCGGTCAATTCCAACCATGGTGGCTCGTCCTTGGCTATCATGTCGTCCAGCAAGAAGACCGATGCCGCGTATAAGTACATCGATTTCATCTCCCGGAATCAGGCCAGCATCGATGCGCGTGTGGCGGGAGGCTCCTTCCCTGACGATGTGAAAACCACTAAGTCGCAAAAGTTCAAGGACGCAACCACGGTCAAGAACGCCAAGGGGGAGGATATCGCGTACTTCGGTGGTCAGAAGTACAATGAGGTTCTGGCGAAGGCCGCTGGTGACGTAATTCCAGGTCACGATACACTGCCGTTCGAGGTCTATGCCCGGACCGTTTTTGCCGATGATGTGGGCTCCGCCTACACCGACAAAAAGATCACCTTGAAGCAAGGCGTGTCCGCTTGGCAGAAGCACCTGAAAGAATATGGAAAGCAGCAAGGCTTCAACGTCAAATAATCATTTGATATCGGCTGATGCCGTTGCCTTGTATTGATAAGATACAGGGCAACGGCATTCTTGATACTGTCTGTGTTGCTCCGTACTGTGCCCATGCCTTCTTGCTTACCGCTTGACTCGCTGCAGAGGCATAGCGTTAAAGGGCGAGAACAGGTTGCAGCGTGACCGCTGCTTAGACTGTGTATCGGGGCAATGAGGGCAGTGTCAGCGATAAGAACCTTGGCGAAAAGGAAGAGTGCATTGTGGCGAAACCCGCTGAGCATGGTATTGACGCAAGTGCTTCGGATTTTCTGATTCACACCCCGTCGGCCATCGCCCGCGCCACTTTTTTCTACCCCCTACGGATGGGCGATTTTTTCTATGAACCTGGCTACAGGTTGGAGCGGAGATCTTTCGACAGCTATTTGATCATTTATGTCGACAGTGGCAGGTTGTTCTTCGACCTACCCGAGGGTTCTTTTGTGGCTGAAGAGGATAGCTTTGTACTGATTAACTGCTACGAACGCCATGCCTATAGCACCGATATCAGGACGACGGCACAATGGCTTCACTTTGATGGTGTCATGGCCCAGCCCTACTACGAATACATCGTCAGAAAGTTGGGTAACGTTTTTATGCTTTCCTCCGAGACGTACGCTCTGGAACGGATGAGAACCATCAACACCCTGTTGACCGCCGAAAATGGATATTCCGAAGCCAGAATGTCCAAATGCATCACCGACCTCCTTACCGAGTTCGCGGATGAACAGCCTCGTTCATTTAAGCGCA encodes the following:
- a CDS encoding AraC family transcriptional regulator, with translation MAKPAEHGIDASASDFLIHTPSAIARATFFYPLRMGDFFYEPGYRLERRSFDSYLIIYVDSGRLFFDLPEGSFVAEEDSFVLINCYERHAYSTDIRTTAQWLHFDGVMAQPYYEYIVRKLGNVFMLSSETYALERMRTINTLLTAENGYSEARMSKCITDLLTEFADEQPRSFKRKQTEVVEDTIAYVSTHLYEPLTISELAERVFLSEYHFIRLFKQETGITPHAYLVDARIHAVQYLLVNSLMSIRQICQQCGFTSESSLCAAFKKSAGMTPMEYRRLKQG
- a CDS encoding ABC transporter substrate-binding protein — encoded protein: MKHAKGLKRLVACAGVVAMFLGASACGGKQSATDENVELNVWAWEPTLKAATKEFEKKYPNIKIKLQNAGTAKEQYTALDNAFQAGKGAPDVAQIELYALSQYAINNRLTDLSDRTQGYSKFYNPGTWNSVLVNKKPYGLPFGSGAMAFFYNKDVFDKAGVDATQIKTWDQYYEAAKKIRSVGSYIAADSGDSGFFDAMIWQANGHPYKLSADGKDLSIDLDNDKGTQDFIKWWQKMIDEDLVDTKTVIWTEDWNKSLNNGKLASALIGCWIPTTLVNVAPDQAGKWRVTTMPTQDGSPVNSNHGGSSLAIMSSSKKTDAAYKYIDFISRNQASIDARVAGGSFPDDVKTTKSQKFKDATTVKNAKGEDIAYFGGQKYNEVLAKAAGDVIPGHDTLPFEVYARTVFADDVGSAYTDKKITLKQGVSAWQKHLKEYGKQQGFNVK